From Pseudobdellovibrio exovorus JSS, a single genomic window includes:
- a CDS encoding pyruvate dehydrogenase E1 component translates to MSTKTTTPPALKDVSRETLDSIARRAHYLATQMIFQANNRDDKEKGDPKIGGHVAACASALHIMGALHLLVKSGFDHIANKPHASPVDHSYNYLLDLLLNPDLSKYSQAEKDTAMMGLRKYSKNGEPVFQSYHSAYDSDHHNFFPSGTVGIPPVKAGYLALAYRFAREHNYNVPEAHFWALTGDSEFREGSMYEAVPDFADREIGNLTWIVDYNRQSLDGHRIINEQQMQGTDADRIERTMAANGWEVIQVRHGSKRQALFKKAGGDTFKNFLEKELKDYELQALLLVQDMKALKKGIAKEYPNMKKFLDNVSDQELYEAFRDFGGHDMILLAEAMLKSKQSTRKPTIIIAHTLKGWGLKMAAAPGNHSALLSAEEMEELRQKQGLKGETLFAGFDAKSNETQFLKTRGEKLYTDIKAQNDLKAKNEKLFLSEIEKMGSIPEKLDINTKMASYPHTQWMLGQLTAKLTRIANADSSKLNDTEKRWKLPGELFMTMAPDVGTSTNLNPAMDGKIFGAPVVQDVETELGVKDTKLPDLIPGEEVSDRFLRFEIAEGNVMSCVGAFGKMRDILGVPIMPLMTVYDFFIKRALDQYFYNLYWKSSFICVGTPSGVTLSPEGAQHGWKSDFQIPNQITWEPYFCVEVDWILSDTFKRHLLNDNTGRQGTLLRLVTRGVEQKDLMKFMTKQARFKQDSSARLHRAEFPIQGAVNEEEIAALSEQEILTVMREEVLKGAYRLIDYRGYAGYEPGDNVVNIFAMGAMVGEAIKASENLLARGIYANVIAVTSPDLLCGILAHENDYHYLRNELEINSNLYLNKSGDVGSADLITVSGRRVPVVSVHDGEAGLLDNLGSIVGVRHESCAVRKHSKCGRPSEIYHFHHIDEEAIVEACGKVLSESALEKVIISKNSSDELTQAADVQAQGTTPHWTELWPTKNQTHKH, encoded by the coding sequence GTGTCTACAAAAACCACCACTCCCCCTGCTCTAAAAGACGTCTCTCGTGAGACTTTGGATAGTATTGCTCGCCGCGCGCATTACCTTGCGACGCAAATGATTTTTCAAGCGAACAATCGCGATGACAAAGAAAAAGGCGATCCAAAAATCGGCGGTCACGTTGCCGCCTGCGCCAGTGCTCTTCACATCATGGGTGCGTTGCACTTGTTGGTAAAATCAGGTTTCGATCACATTGCCAATAAACCGCATGCCTCGCCTGTGGATCACTCTTACAATTATCTTTTGGATCTTTTATTAAATCCAGATTTATCAAAATACTCTCAAGCTGAAAAAGACACGGCGATGATGGGATTGCGTAAGTATTCTAAAAACGGCGAACCTGTTTTTCAATCTTATCACTCAGCTTACGATTCTGATCACCACAACTTCTTCCCATCGGGAACAGTGGGCATTCCACCAGTTAAAGCCGGTTACTTGGCCTTAGCTTATCGTTTTGCACGTGAACACAATTACAACGTACCGGAAGCTCACTTCTGGGCCCTAACCGGAGACTCTGAATTCCGTGAAGGTTCCATGTACGAAGCTGTGCCGGATTTCGCCGATCGTGAAATCGGCAACCTAACTTGGATTGTCGATTACAACCGTCAGTCGCTAGATGGCCACCGCATTATCAACGAACAACAAATGCAAGGTACAGATGCTGATCGTATCGAGCGCACGATGGCAGCGAACGGCTGGGAAGTGATTCAAGTTCGCCACGGTTCTAAACGTCAGGCTCTTTTCAAAAAAGCTGGTGGCGACACCTTCAAAAACTTCTTAGAAAAAGAATTAAAAGATTACGAATTACAAGCGCTTCTTCTTGTACAAGACATGAAAGCCCTGAAAAAAGGAATCGCCAAAGAATATCCAAATATGAAAAAATTCTTGGATAATGTCAGCGATCAAGAGCTTTATGAAGCTTTCCGTGATTTCGGCGGACACGACATGATCTTGTTAGCAGAAGCGATGTTGAAATCAAAACAATCCACTCGTAAGCCGACGATCATCATTGCCCACACACTTAAAGGTTGGGGCTTAAAAATGGCGGCAGCTCCGGGTAATCACTCGGCGCTACTAAGCGCTGAAGAGATGGAAGAACTTCGTCAGAAGCAAGGTCTAAAAGGCGAAACTCTTTTTGCAGGCTTCGATGCAAAGTCTAACGAAACACAGTTTTTAAAAACTCGTGGTGAAAAACTTTACACCGATATCAAAGCTCAAAATGATCTGAAAGCAAAGAATGAAAAATTATTCTTAAGCGAGATCGAAAAAATGGGATCTATTCCTGAAAAGCTGGATATCAACACGAAAATGGCCAGCTACCCTCATACACAGTGGATGTTAGGTCAGTTGACAGCGAAGTTGACTCGTATCGCGAATGCAGACAGCAGCAAATTAAACGATACAGAAAAACGCTGGAAATTACCGGGCGAGCTATTTATGACTATGGCTCCGGACGTGGGAACATCGACAAATCTAAATCCGGCAATGGATGGTAAGATCTTCGGTGCCCCAGTAGTACAAGACGTCGAAACAGAATTAGGCGTTAAAGATACAAAGTTACCGGATCTTATTCCTGGCGAAGAAGTTTCAGATCGTTTCTTACGTTTTGAAATCGCCGAAGGTAACGTGATGTCATGTGTAGGTGCTTTCGGGAAAATGCGCGATATTCTCGGTGTACCTATTATGCCGTTGATGACTGTTTATGACTTCTTTATCAAACGTGCCCTAGATCAGTACTTCTACAACTTATACTGGAAATCGAGCTTTATCTGCGTGGGAACTCCATCGGGTGTGACTCTGTCTCCGGAAGGGGCTCAGCACGGTTGGAAATCAGACTTCCAAATTCCGAATCAAATCACGTGGGAACCCTACTTCTGCGTCGAGGTTGACTGGATTCTGTCAGATACGTTCAAACGTCACTTGTTGAACGACAACACTGGCCGCCAAGGAACTCTATTGCGTCTAGTAACTCGCGGAGTTGAGCAAAAAGACCTCATGAAGTTTATGACTAAACAGGCTCGCTTTAAACAGGACTCTTCAGCTCGCCTACACCGCGCAGAGTTCCCAATTCAAGGTGCTGTAAATGAAGAAGAGATCGCAGCTTTATCAGAACAGGAAATTCTAACTGTTATGCGTGAAGAAGTGCTAAAAGGCGCTTACCGCTTGATCGACTACCGCGGTTACGCAGGTTATGAGCCAGGTGACAATGTGGTGAATATCTTCGCTATGGGCGCCATGGTTGGGGAAGCGATTAAAGCTTCTGAAAATCTTTTAGCCCGTGGTATCTACGCTAACGTCATCGCCGTGACATCTCCGGATCTACTGTGTGGTATCTTAGCGCATGAAAATGACTATCACTACCTACGCAATGAATTAGAAATCAATAGCAACTTATACCTGAACAAATCAGGTGATGTCGGTTCCGCTGATCTGATCACTGTATCTGGTCGCCGTGTACCTGTTGTCAGCGTCCACGATGGTGAAGCTGGTCTATTAGATAACTTGGGATCTATCGTCGGCGTACGTCACGAAAGCTGTGCAGTTCGCAAACACTCTAAATGTGGTCGTCCAAGTGAAATCTATCACTTCCACCACATTGACGAAGAGGCGATTGTTGAAGCGTGCGGAAAAGTATTGTCTGAATCTGCTTTAGAAAAAGTGATCATCAGCAAAAACTCTTCTGATGAACTCACTCAAGCGGCGGATGTACAGGCACAAGGAACGACTCCACATTGGACCGAACTTTGGCCAACTAAAAACCAAACACATAAACACTAA